In the Balearica regulorum gibbericeps isolate bBalReg1 chromosome 3, bBalReg1.pri, whole genome shotgun sequence genome, GACCTTCCCCAGGAGAACGGCCCCGTCCAGCCCGGCGGCTCCTCGGCCGCTGCTGGGGTTCGTTTGAGtgccccagctgtgctgccgACCTGCAGGAGGCAGCTGAAAGCAGCACTGGGAGGTCAGaacctctttccttccctctccagtTAGACATCAGGTCACTCCCAGCCACCTTTGCCTGTGGTATGCTGGGATTACTGGTTGGGGTGTTCACTCTGAAACCTAATGAGGGCATATGCACCTCTGCCACTCACGCTTGTAGCAGGGAATGAGCACGAAGGGGGTGAATGGGGACATGACATGTATGTGCCGAGACCAGAGCCACCCCTGAGCCCTGCCTGGCAGGGACGGGTGTTTTTTGGGGCAGCAGGCTGCGAttgctgccccagcagcctgcCCATCCAGGGCTCGGCGCCTTCACCGAGGAGGCAGAACCTCTTCCCGGGAAGACTCCAGCAAACTTGTGGCGTGGTGTGGTGGGGAGGTATCACACGTGCCCTCTCCCACGGGATTCAACCCAGGGACCCTCCGAGCCTGGGATTTGGCCCCGCTGGCCGGAGTGCTGCCCCTCCTCAAGCATCCCTACCACCCCGTCCTGCTCCCACCTCCCCGCTGCCgtctcctcctgcccaggctATAaattccctgctcctctccatcCCGGAGCGATAACAGCAATTAATAcccactccctccctgcccccagcctggCCTCTCCCAGCTGATGCCTCATTAAACTCGCCAGCAAAGCCTGACTCAGAGCAAGGCATAAACACCACGTGCCGGGGCAGAGATGCTCCGAGACAAGGGGAGTTCATCacccaggcaaaaaaaaagaacccaattgctttgggtttggggttttttttttttttcccccccaattACCAAACCCCAAGGCTGGTTGCTCCAGCTCGGCATTGCCAGGTCTGGTGCCAAGAGACCGGAACCGTGCCGGAGCCGCGGGAGAGCCCCGCTCTGCCGGCCTGTGATTTATGAGCCGGCTTAAATATTTATCAGGCAGCTCTCAGGCTGAAGTGACTGCGGTGCAGGATTTATAGCAGGCACCGCCACCTTGGATAAATCACGGCCGGGAGGGTTAATTGAAGGAGTAAAAGCGGAGCGTgctgcggcggggcgggggtcTCGCCTGTCTGCTCGCAGAGCGGGGTGAAGGAGAGCGGCCGTGGGGCAGAAGGGCCCCACCGGTGCTGCAAGTGGTGCTGGGCGCTGGTGTAcggtgctgggggctgcacaTGATGCTCAGCACTGGTGGACGGCACTGGTGCACAGTGCACGGCACTGCACGTGGCGCTGGATGCTGGTGCGTGGGGCTAGGTGCTCGGGGCATGGTGCTGGGCACTGGTGTAcggtgctgggtgctggtgcaTGGGGCTAGGTGCTCGGGGCATGGTGCTGGGCACTGGTGCAGTGCTGGGCAGTGGTGTACGGTGTTGACGGATGGTGCTGGGCACTCCTACACGGTGCTGAACGCTGGCGCGTGGTGCTGAGCACTGGTGTATGTTGCTGGTGCACAGTCCTGGGCACTGGTGCACAGTGCTGGGGCGCAGTGTTGGGTGCTAATGCACAATACTGGGTGCTGGTGCACAGCGCTGGGCACCGGTGTGCGGTGCTGGGGCACGGTGCTGGGGCACATCCCTCCACACCTCACCACTTCCCAAACTAAGCGGAGCACCAGGAGGAAGGAGCCGCATCCTGCTTTTCACAGGGGGAGGCCCCGGGCGAAGGGAcccggggagggctggggctgagccatgGGGCAGCACCAATTCTGCCGGTCTTCGGCTCTGCCCCGCGAAGGCCCCTGCCAAAAAATGCCGAATAAACCCCAGTTTCCGTGAGCGAGGGGCAGCACGTGGCACCCACCTGCATCCCGGGGGGAAGGCGGCGGGGATGTGGGGTGGCGGGGAAGGATCCGGCCCTGGAGTAAGGAGCTTTGCAGGAAGAGTcatgggggggtccccgggggggggggaggtggcgGGGTGACCGGATCGGGCCCTGCATCCCCCGGGAGGTGACGCCTGGGCCTGCACCACGTCCCCGTCCCGCCGGGGCGAGCATGGAGGGGTCCTTTGGGGTCGGAGTCTTGCATGAGGCTGGGGGGCTCGGTcacccctgggggggggggcggggggcgatGCTCAGGGTCTCCTGCACGCGTGGGAGGTGCCCCCGGggggccccccccggcccccccggcccccccgggcccccccccggcccccccggcccccccccgggccccccccgggccccccccccgggccccctTGCCCCGGTGCAGAAAGCAGCGCAGGGAAGCGGCTCCGCTCTCCAGCCACCCCCGGGGCAGCGGGGATGCCCCCAGCCGCAGGGCTGTGCCGTCCcatggggttttggggtgccccccccccccgtcccccatCCTCCAAGACCGCAGGACCAGCCCCCGGGGTCGGGGTGTCCGTGCCCATCACCGGGGTACCCCGCCTCGCGCACAAGCACAGAGAGCATCCCCCTCCTGCTGCGGCcctaaggggggggggggggctgcaccccctTTCTTGcgggaggaagagaagggatggagcgggggggggggggggcggagggagCCGGGAAGGGGCCTGGCCGAGCCCCAGGATGGAGGGAAAAATTGCCAGTTTTGGCGCAAACAGGGCGCTTGGCCGGCGCCGGGATTTTCCATGACaccatcctgccccccccccccccatctccgGCAGGGTCCGGCCCCCGCCCGCGGGCAgcgctgctggggggggccagaccccccctgcacccccagcccctcctgctgggcaccccccccccgggcagcagggcagggagggggggggggggctgcccccccctctccccgcagcaggagcagggatggggatggctCTGAGCCCCTTTGGGGGGGGTGACACCCCCGAAATGTTTAGGGCAAATCTGGGGGAAGGGGTGACGGTGATGCTGGGATCGGGGGTGGCAGggtgcagatgctgctgcagaggaggagagggggtaCCGGGGGGGGTTACCCCAATGCTGCGTTTTgaagggggcagggggagcccAGCGTCTGGCCCCCGCCTCCatgccccccaccccgctggGGAGGTGGTGTCCTGGGGGGTCTCCAACCCCAGGGTGCCTCCCACCCCACAGAGACACGACCTCCTGGTCAGGTCCCTTCCCcagggtgacacccccccccgagTGACTCCTCCTCCCAAGGTGACCCCCCCAGGACAGCCGCCGGCGCTGCTGGGCCAgactggggcaggagggaggctgTGTGCAGGGGGGGCTTTGGGGGGATGGCACTGGGCTGGGGGGCGCAGGCAGAgaggtgggcaggaggagatgatggacggatggatggacggatggatggatggatggatggatggatggatggatggatggatggatggacggatggatggatgagtggatggatggatggaccgACTTATGAGGGGATGagtggatggatggacagatgagtggatggatggatggactTATGAGTAGATGAGTGGATGGACTGATGAGTGGATGAGTGGATgagtggatggatggatggatggatgagtggatggatggatggatggatggacacaCGGCAGAGTGTGAGGATGGTGACCTGgctgccccttctcctgccctggTAAAGGTGCAGTGAGGACAGTCCCTGCTCTGGGTCTGTCTGGGACCCAGCTGGGACAGGGCAGCCCGGGTGCTGTGGTCCCAGGGCTCGCTCCAGCTCTGCATCACCCAAGttcagcccagccctggggaccgGCAGCCAGGTCCTGTCCCTCTGCTCTGGCTGCCCCtcaccctgctctgcccagaAGGTGTCCCTGGGCAGGATgagctccctcctgctgccccaaaCCCCTGTCCTGGGGGGGACGGAGGTGTTGGAGGGCGCGTGTGTCCCCACACGGCACAGGCAGCGCCGTGCCCCTTCATGCCAGGGCTGTGTTTGCTCAGGGCAGGCTGGCAgcgctgctgcctctgccacaTGCCGCCTTTCCCAGccgctccctgcctgcttgTTTGCTCGCCCTGGGAAGACGGGGTGTCTCCCAGGCAGGGCCCAGGGGCACCCCGTGTGCCGGCTGCATCGCCTGGGTCCCCGTCCCCGGGTTGGGGGACAGCCGAGCTCCCCGGGCTCGGCCCCAGCACTGTTacctggcagggctgggcacagccagggctgcccttgGCCACAGGCGATGGAGAGATCTGGGCGCTGCCTGTGCCCCGTTGGTACCTTGTGTCACCCAGGACCCCGAGGAAATGGAACACTCAGCGGGATGCTGGTCCTTACTGGGAGCAATGGGGCAGGGGGCTGTagggctggctgcaggaggaggaggaggatgctgccCAGGGCACGCTGCACCCCAAGGGATGCCCACCCACTGCCTCCATCTCTGGGGGGTCCCCAAGGGTTTCTCCGTGagggctgggagaagggggTGCCCTGAGCAGGGACTcgggggggggctcagggctgAGTGCTTTGGGTGTTGGTTGCTTTTGGGTGCTTAAGGGTTTTGGGAGCGTGAGGTCGTTGCATGTTCGCCGTCGTGCCAGCCAGCTGCGAGCATGGGGTCCGCTGGGGGAGGGTGGTCTCCATGGGAGATGGAGTTCCAGGGGATGAGGCTTTTCCTCCACCGAGGCATTCCCGGAGCACCCCTGCTTGCGGATCCTCCGGTGTCTACGGGCGCAGTTAGGtccctcctttctccccaaaatGCACAGGAATGTAGTGACCTTGGTGGCCGCTGCTGAACCCGCcggggagcagggtgggaagggaggcagCGCTCCGTGGGCTGTGGGGTTTCATGGTCCTGTGAAACCAGACTCGGAAGGACCAGAGGTGTcttcagcccaggctggggcagAAACCAGGGCTGCTCCAAAGCACTGGAGACCCCCAGAGCGGTCAGTGGTTTGGTAGACCCCACATCACGTGGGATGCCTGAACCTTCCCCGCCGTCCCTCGTCGCTGGTGCAATGGCAAGAGGCGGCAGTTGtgctgggaaagggagggggaCACCAGCCAGCCCAGGCTATGGGGGGGTGCGGGTGGGCGCCAGGAGGAACCAAAATGGACCCAGGAGTGTCCCCCACGGCTGGTCCGGAGGAGAAGCGGCGGGATGGCTCTGGCAGCGGGATGCGGGACTCCTACCTGGGCACGGAGGTGTCCTGGCATGGGCCACAGCTTGTGGCCACCAGCCCTCGCTCACTGCCAgtccctgctttcctgcagcGATTCTGTAAGGCGCGGAGCTGGTTTCCTGATGGCTTCATGTCCCTCAtaccccagcccagctcccagcccctgtCCTCAGCTGGGACTCCCCGtgccctgccctggctccctgcacccacccctggctccctgcaccCACCCCTGGCTCTCTGCACCCCTTCCCTGGCTCCCTGCACCCACCCCTGTCTCCCTGCACCCACTCCTGGCTCTCTGCACCCACCCCTGGCTCTCTGCACCCCTTCCCTGGCTCCCTGCACCCACTCCTGGCTCCCTGCACCCACTCCTGGCTCTCTGCACCCCTTCCCTGGCTCCCTGCACCCAcccctggctccctgcaccCACCCCTGGCTCTCTGCACCCCTTCCCTGGCTCCCTGCACCCAcccctggctccctgcaccccaccCCTGGCTCTCTGCACCCAcccctggctccctgcacccactcctggctccctgcaccccttccctggctccctgcacccacccctggctccctgcacccacccctggctccctgcaccccaccCCTGGCTCTCTGCACCCAcccctggctccctgcaccCACCCCTGTCTCCCTGCACCCCTTCCCTGGCTCCCTGCACCCACCCCTGGCTCTCTGCACCCCACCCCTGGCTCTCTGCACCCTTCCCTGGCTCCCTGCACCCACTCCTGGCTCCCTGCACCCAcccctggctccctgcacccacccctggctccctgcacccacccctggctccctgcacccttccctggctccctgcaccccacccctggctccctgcaccCTTCCCTGGCTCCCTGCACCCCACTCCTGGAGGACTCAGCCCCCTCCCATACCCCTCCAGCACCCAATACCACCTCCCGAGGaccctctccctgcttcccagctctTTGCACCCTCCAGCTTTGTAACACCTCTGCTCTGCGAAgttcccccccccatcccgcccccagcagctgccccgCTAATCCCCGCCATCCATCGCTCCCGACAGCCTGGGATTTGCTCCAGGCCAGAGGCCAGCCCAGACCTGCACCTGCTCCCCGGAGCCGCGGCCAGATCCACCCCTGCTCCTCCGCAGCCCTAAAAAGGAGACGAGCCGGCCGCGTTCCTCAGGGACATGTCATGGTTTCTCCCCGGGGACACGCGCCGTGCTCCCTGCCCGCTTGCAGCACCCTGAGCGGGAACCCAAAGCACCCTGACTCTGCTTTCCCTTGGCAGCATCCCCCTTGGGACACCCCTTTGAGGAGCACCCACCCAGtggggaggttttggggggCCTGcgggagggaggtgggagatGGAAAGGAGTGGGGATGCTGAGCCCTTTCTGCAAGAGCAGGGATGGCAGGAGCGTGGCGGGCAGCCTCGCGGCCTGTGCCCGGGACATGCCACCCAGTCAGGCACGCCGGTGCGGCAGAGCGAGCGGAGCCGCGGTTGAACCTGGCAGCTGCCGGCACTTTGCCGCATCCCCGAGAGTCGAGCCCTCCTCTCCAATGCTGTTCCTTCCCGCGGCGGGAAGGAAATTGCAGGTGCAAGAGGGGGTTCGGGGGGGTTCACCCTCTCTGCCACCTTCCCGGggtctccctctccctgcccgctGGATTTCATATCCCGGCGACCTTCCCCCGCCGTCCTCAGACGTGCTGGAGATCAGGCAGCGCCTGCCAAAGCCGGGAaagggggggggctggcagatTGACGGACGCTTGGACGCGCCGCAAGAGCTCATAAACTCCCTTCCCCGGGGAAACGGGGCTAAATATAGCTGCAGGAGGCTGCGGCGGTgcggggcaggcaggagcaggcaggaggcaggagcaggcaggaggatgcTCAGCGAGGCTGTCGGCAGGGACGGGGCCTGCGGGCAGCGCTCAAGGCTCGCATCCTGAAATCCTGCCCGGCTGAGGGATGAGGAACGGGGAGATTTGGGCTGTTGGGAGGGGGACGGAGGTGTCTGGCAGGAGGTGAAGGGCAAGggcaggcagacaggcaggGGGAGGGTGGCAGGATGTGACCCCGGTTCCAAACACACcgcccagccctgctgagggACCCGGCGGCCACCCAGGGGATATGGCATGGCTTCGGTGTCCCCTCCGCCGCTGAGGAGGGgaccagcaggcagggaggggacagcaagcagcaggcagggaggggacagcaaGCAGCAGCCCCCTTTTCCACTGGGGACAAAAGGGGCAGGCTGGCACCCGGCACTGATGAGAGCAGTGATGCACTCTGGCAATGTGCTCCAGCAGTGCTCCGGTGATGCTCCGGTGATGCTCCGGTGATGCTCTGGTGATGCACTGGTGATGCTCTGGTGATGCACTGGTGATGCACTGGTGATGCTCTGGTGATGCACTGGTGATGCTCTGGTGATGCACTGGTGATGCTCTGGTGATGCTCTGGTGATGCTCTCCAGTGATGCTCTCTGGTGATGCTCTGGTGATGCTCTCCAGTGATGCTCTCTGGTGATGCTCTCCAGCAGTGCTCTGGTGATGCTCTGGTGATGCACTGGTGATGCTCTGGTGATGCTCTGGTGATGCTCTCCGGCATTGCTCTCCGGCTCCCACAGCCACAGCCGGAGCTGGCAGTGCTGGCGGCTGGGAGAGGTCACGCCAGCTCCTCGGAGGCGGCTTGGATGGAGATCTGACAATCCTTGTTTTCACTTCGCTCCAGCCCGGTTTAATCCTTGGCCTCCCGAGGCTGCCGGCGAGGGTGACAGTGAGGGATGCCGCCTGCCTCCACCCAGCCAGGATTAAACAgagccggggcagggggagctCCCCCCACTGTTCCCACGGGCTCGGGGGCTGCGGCGCTGGTGCGGGTGCTGGGCCTGGTCTAACTGCTAGGACAGGCCTTGGAGCAGTGGGTGCTGCAGCGGGGGTGCTTGTGccggcacccccagccctgtcccaaACGTGCTCAGAGCCCGAGGGAAGAGTTTGTGACCCCCCCAGGGCCCGAGCCCCCGACCCCAgcgctgctcctgcctgcctgctgctcctgcctgctgctcctgcctgctcctgcctgctcctgcctgctcctgcctgctgctcctgcctgctcctgcctgctcctgcctgctggctgTCAGCCCCTGCTGCtccggcagcccccggcccgcTGGCTCCGCAGTGCTGGAGGGGAAGCCCTCGGCAGCCCTCGGCCCCGTGCTCGTCCATGGTGTGTGGTGgtgcagagggaggaagggcaaggggaaaaaaagaggaaaaaggggaaaagggggggaaaagggaaaaaggggaaagggaaaggggggaaaagggaaaaaagggaaagggaaatgaaaaacagaaagcaagggaaagggaggcagaaagggaaagggagatggaaaaggaaaggaaaaaatgaaaaggtaaaagagagaaaggaagggacagggacagggacagggacaagaacagggacagaaagagaaagaaagaaagaaagaaagaaagaaagaaagaaagaaagaaagaaagaaagaaagaaagaaagaaagaaagaaagagaaagaaagaaaggagaaaggagaaagcagaaaggagaaaggagaaaggagaaaggaagagaaaggaaaggggcaggaagagggaaggggaagggaaagggaaggggaagggcaggggtTGGTGCCTGGTGACGAGGGCACCCGGGGCAGCGCAGGGCCCTGCTCAGCTCCGTGGGGCGGCCGGCTGGGCACCCACACATCCCGCTGCCCGGCTGCAGGCGCCCAGGATGCCCTGGGACGAAGCGGCAGAGTCCCACGGCCATGGGGTTCGTACGGGTGGGAGACGGATTGGAACCCCGCTGGACCCCCGGGCTGGGGGCCGAtgctcccccagctcccacgGCAGCCCCCAGACAGCGGGCAGTGGGGcagggggacacggggacccGGGGACGTGGGGCTGGGGTGATGGAGGGGAGCCAGCAGCCCTCCTCTCCTGATTCCTGAAAAACCCCTCTTTTCCCCACCTCCTGCgcctctgcagccagctgctctgGGATGGGCCATCCCGGGATGGGTGTTTCAGGGAAGAGCAATCTCCAGTTTCCAAAATCCTAAGGCTGAGGACGTCCCCCCACGCCAGGCAGGGCCCATCCAAGCAtctcccagctgctcccaccccagcccaggGGTGCAGCACCTCGTCCACCACCCCCCAGCTCCTTTTCTCACGagccctccttcctccttctccagccccctccccttcattttccttttggagACCCCGCTATtcccccagcctgcccagccATCCGTGGTCACTCCCTGTGCCTGGGGGTGAGGATGGCACCGGTCAGGGTTGGGGTTCACCACCAGCAACTCAGTCGGGGAAGCGGTTTGAGGTGCTGCACACCCTGTGCCCCCCTCAGACCGCCAAGCTGATCCCGCTCTGTGGCTTTTCTCCCCAGGTTATGGCCATGCAGCCCCCAGCACGGATGGGGGGAAGGTCTTCTGCATGGTCTACGCGCTGCTGGGGATCCCCCTCACCCTCGTCATGTTCCAGAGCTTGGGCGAGAGGATCAACACCTTCGTCAAATATCTCCTCCACCGCATCAAGAAGTGCCTTGGCATGAGGCGGGCGGAGGTCTCCATGGCCAACATGGTCACCATCGGATTCTTCTCCTGCATCAGCACCCTCTGCATCGGGGCAGCCGCCTTCTCCTACTACGAGCACTGGAGCTTCTTCCACGCCTACTACTACTGCTTCATCACCCTCACCACCATCGGCTTCGGGGACTACGTGGCCCTGCAGAAGGACGAAGCCCTCCAGAACAAGCCACAGTACGTGGCCTTCAGCTTCGTCTACATCCTGACGGGGCTGACGGTCATCGGGGCTTTCCTCAACTTGGTGGTGCTGCGTTTCATGACCATGAACGCCGAGGATGAGAAGCGGGATGCCGAACATCGGGCGCTGCTCACCCGCAACGGGCAAGCCAGCAGCATCCACGCCGCGGACACCGCCTCGGCCGtgccggcggcagcggggggcggcgggggcggcgggggtgGCTTCCGTAACGTCTACACTGAGGTTCTCCACTTCCA is a window encoding:
- the KCNK3 gene encoding potassium channel subfamily K member 3, which codes for MKRQNVRTLALIMCTFTYLLVGAAVFDALESEEETAERRRLEAKSQELKNKYNLSAESYRELEWVVLKLKPHKAGVQWKFAGSFYFAITVITTIGYGHAAPSTDGGKVFCMVYALLGIPLTLVMFQSLGERINTFVKYLLHRIKKCLGMRRAEVSMANMVTIGFFSCISTLCIGAAAFSYYEHWSFFHAYYYCFITLTTIGFGDYVALQKDEALQNKPQYVAFSFVYILTGLTVIGAFLNLVVLRFMTMNAEDEKRDAEHRALLTRNGQASSIHAADTASAVPAAAGGGGGGGGGFRNVYTEVLHFQSMCSCLWYKSREKLQYSIPMIIPRDLSTSDTCVEQSHSSPGRCPETPSNRCFCNARRSAISSVSTGLHSLAAFQGLMKRRSSV